One genomic region from Rhizomicrobium palustre encodes:
- a CDS encoding ABC transporter ATP-binding protein, translated as MSETALELVNIVRIFREGVGELEIFRDANAVLVPGEIVALVGPSGAGKSSLLHIAGLLEAPTSGEIVICGVPVSGLSERERTAIRRETIGFVYQAHHLLPEFSALENVVLPQMIAGVSRKDAAVEAERLLTLMGLEGRLTHRPAQLSGGEQQRVAIARALANKPRILLADEPTGNLDPKTSAGVFETLVQVVRAEGVAALIATHNLQLAAKMDRALVLHEGQLHDAGKLGAQA; from the coding sequence ATGAGTGAGACCGCACTGGAACTCGTCAATATCGTCCGAATCTTCCGCGAAGGCGTAGGCGAACTCGAAATTTTCCGCGATGCCAATGCGGTGCTGGTGCCCGGCGAAATCGTGGCGCTGGTCGGCCCTTCAGGCGCTGGCAAATCCTCGCTTCTGCATATCGCGGGGCTGCTCGAAGCGCCGACCTCGGGCGAGATCGTGATCTGCGGCGTGCCCGTTTCCGGGCTTTCCGAGCGCGAACGCACCGCCATCCGGCGCGAGACCATCGGCTTTGTCTATCAGGCGCATCATCTGCTGCCGGAATTTTCCGCGTTGGAAAATGTGGTGCTGCCGCAGATGATCGCGGGCGTATCGCGCAAAGACGCGGCGGTGGAAGCCGAACGCCTTCTCACGCTGATGGGGCTGGAAGGCCGTCTCACGCATCGCCCGGCGCAGCTTTCCGGCGGTGAGCAGCAGCGCGTGGCCATTGCCCGCGCGCTCGCGAACAAGCCGCGTATCCTTTTGGCCGATGAGCCGACGGGCAATCTCGATCCGAAAACGTCCGCGGGCGTGTTTGAAACCCTGGTGCAGGTGGTGCGAGCGGAAGGCGTCGCGGCGCTGATCGCCACGCATAATCTGCAGCTCGCCGCCAAGATGGACCGCGCTTTGGTGCTGCATGAAGGCCAGCTGCACGATGCGGGCAAGCTAGGGGCGCAGGCGTAA
- a CDS encoding PLP-dependent aminotransferase family protein: MTHNPYRLDWIPELSGREGDVYQALAEAIAEDIASGRLKPGTRLPPQRLLAYTLGLNPGTVNKAYRLAMQRGLLSGEVGRGSFVRGGASSGLSWPNADPYARAIDFSDNFPCAIKNAALFQKQLSALAATPYFAQLLQYQQNSALEGHQKVAASWVSRCGVAAEPRNILITSGALHAGFISLMTLCRAGDTVLTEEFTSQAVKGAAQRLKLKLVGIKMDRAGILPDHLECLLKSNKTAAVYLVPTLHNPTATLLSLSRRKAVAKLLERHGVPLIEDDVFAPLLDDPMPPVSSFLPGAGFYIAGLSKALAPTLRLAFLSVPERYYQDALSNLRITSWLASPLLMELASNLIARGDADKLIKDQRAEIRRRQALAKDMLAGFEVTSHLNAPHLWLKLPAPWRAAQFKDALARREVLAEATDSFVVDRGNPTHALRLCLGTPPSFERVKEGLSIVKETLADV; the protein is encoded by the coding sequence ATGACGCACAATCCCTACCGCCTGGACTGGATTCCCGAGCTTTCCGGCCGCGAGGGCGATGTTTACCAAGCCCTGGCCGAAGCCATCGCGGAGGACATCGCCTCCGGCCGCCTGAAGCCCGGCACGCGGCTGCCGCCGCAACGTCTGCTGGCCTATACGCTGGGGCTCAACCCCGGCACGGTGAATAAGGCCTATCGCCTTGCCATGCAGCGCGGGCTTTTGTCGGGCGAGGTGGGGCGGGGCAGTTTTGTGCGCGGCGGCGCCTCCAGCGGACTTTCCTGGCCGAATGCCGATCCATACGCGCGCGCCATCGATTTTTCCGACAACTTTCCCTGCGCCATCAAGAATGCCGCTTTGTTCCAGAAGCAGCTTTCGGCCCTGGCGGCGACGCCGTACTTCGCGCAGCTTTTACAGTATCAGCAGAACAGTGCCTTGGAAGGCCATCAGAAGGTGGCGGCTTCCTGGGTGTCGCGTTGCGGCGTGGCGGCGGAGCCGCGTAATATCCTCATCACCTCGGGCGCGCTGCATGCGGGGTTCATCAGCCTGATGACGCTTTGCCGTGCGGGCGATACCGTTCTTACCGAGGAGTTCACCAGCCAGGCGGTGAAGGGCGCGGCCCAAAGGCTGAAGCTGAAACTCGTCGGCATCAAGATGGATCGCGCGGGCATCCTGCCAGATCATCTCGAATGTCTGCTGAAGTCGAACAAGACTGCGGCGGTCTATCTGGTGCCGACGCTGCATAACCCCACCGCGACGCTGCTCAGCCTGTCGCGGCGCAAAGCGGTGGCGAAGCTTCTGGAACGCCATGGCGTGCCGCTGATCGAGGATGATGTCTTCGCGCCGCTGCTGGATGATCCCATGCCTCCGGTATCGAGTTTCCTGCCGGGTGCGGGCTTCTATATTGCGGGGCTGTCGAAAGCCTTGGCGCCGACCTTGCGGCTGGCGTTCCTTTCTGTGCCGGAACGCTATTACCAGGATGCGCTCTCGAATTTGCGCATCACCTCCTGGCTGGCCTCGCCGCTGCTGATGGAACTGGCGAGCAATCTGATCGCGCGCGGCGATGCCGATAAGCTGATCAAGGATCAACGCGCCGAAATCCGCCGCCGACAAGCCTTGGCGAAAGACATGCTGGCGGGGTTCGAAGTGACTTCGCATCTGAACGCGCCACATCTCTGGCTGAAATTGCCCGCACCCTGGCGCGCGGCACAGTTCAAGGATGCCTTGGCGCGGCGCGAAGTCTTGGCGGAAGCGACGGATTCCTTCGTGGTCGATCGCGGTAATCCCACCCATGCTTTGCGGTTATGCCTCGGCACACCGCCATCCTTCGAGCGGGTGAAAGAAGGGCTTTCCATTGTCAAAGAAACCCTAGCCGATGTGTGA
- a CDS encoding DUF3788 family protein produces the protein MAVNNATAEIEAPSRAQLHAALGRSASVWPGIISGLEERFSPLELQWRPSGLAFGRMCALRHKGLALAYLLPMAGQLLVGVALDERAYELAQASALREAIKKMLRDTPPAPDGRGIRFVVKNEADIGQVVILAECIMADARVGGLS, from the coding sequence GTGGCCGTCAATAATGCGACAGCGGAGATAGAGGCGCCGTCCCGTGCACAGTTGCACGCGGCGTTGGGCAGGAGTGCCTCGGTCTGGCCTGGGATCATCTCCGGATTGGAAGAGCGGTTCTCACCGCTCGAGCTTCAATGGCGCCCTTCCGGTCTCGCTTTTGGACGGATGTGTGCGCTGCGTCACAAGGGCTTGGCGCTGGCTTATCTTCTGCCTATGGCGGGACAGTTGCTGGTTGGCGTAGCGCTCGATGAGCGGGCTTATGAGCTGGCGCAGGCTTCCGCGTTGCGGGAGGCCATCAAGAAAATGCTCCGCGACACACCGCCAGCGCCGGATGGGCGTGGCATCCGCTTTGTGGTGAAGAATGAAGCCGATATCGGGCAGGTGGTGATCCTGGCCGAATGCATTATGGCGGATGCCAGAGTGGGAGGCCTCTCGTGA
- a CDS encoding lipoprotein-releasing ABC transporter permease subunit, which produces MKQTRPFAPFEWMLALRYLRAKRAESFISIISVISLVGIALGVATLIIVMAVMNGFRHDLMNRILGINGHVMVQMQDGSGIADYDAIAKRISAIKGVEHVSPLVQGFAAVDANGVATGVQIRGLRKADLQALSMVSKSLSPVAMQNYGDDTVLIGVRLAQNLGLAPGLDLKLMGLKGDVTPFGTTPRVKAYTVAGLFNIGMSEYDRTIVFMPLDQAQLFFNLGDSVPSLEAMVSDPDHVQDLVPAIQNAAGPGMRVLTWRDTQSTFFEAVETERVVMFLILTLIIVVAALNIVSGLYMLVKDKSPDIAILRTMGASRGSVMRVFLIAGMSIGVVGTFAGFLLGVAFCANIETIRIILMKVTGANLFSPEVYFLSHMPAEMDFGEVMSVVIMALSLSFLATLYPAWRAARLDPVEALRYE; this is translated from the coding sequence ATGAAACAAACCCGCCCTTTTGCGCCGTTCGAATGGATGCTGGCGCTGCGCTATTTGCGGGCCAAACGGGCGGAGAGTTTCATCTCCATCATCTCGGTGATCTCGCTGGTCGGCATCGCCTTGGGTGTCGCCACCCTGATCATCGTGATGGCGGTGATGAACGGTTTTCGCCATGACCTGATGAACCGCATCCTCGGCATCAACGGCCATGTCATGGTGCAGATGCAGGATGGCTCGGGCATCGCCGATTACGACGCCATCGCCAAGCGCATCTCTGCCATCAAAGGCGTGGAGCATGTCTCGCCGCTGGTGCAAGGCTTTGCCGCCGTGGATGCCAATGGCGTGGCGACAGGGGTGCAAATCCGCGGGCTTCGCAAAGCCGATCTGCAAGCCCTCAGCATGGTGTCGAAGTCTCTGTCACCCGTGGCGATGCAGAATTACGGCGACGACACGGTTCTTATAGGCGTGCGACTGGCGCAAAATCTGGGACTGGCGCCGGGGCTCGATCTGAAGCTGATGGGGCTGAAAGGCGATGTCACGCCCTTCGGCACCACGCCGCGGGTCAAAGCTTATACCGTGGCAGGACTCTTCAATATCGGCATGAGCGAATACGACCGCACCATCGTCTTCATGCCGCTGGATCAGGCGCAGCTCTTCTTCAATCTCGGCGATTCCGTGCCTTCGCTGGAAGCGATGGTCAGTGATCCCGATCATGTGCAGGACCTCGTGCCTGCGATCCAGAATGCGGCGGGGCCGGGGATGCGGGTCTTGACCTGGCGCGATACGCAATCGACCTTTTTCGAAGCGGTGGAGACCGAGCGGGTGGTGATGTTCCTCATCCTTACCCTGATCATTGTGGTCGCCGCGCTGAATATCGTCTCCGGCCTTTATATGCTGGTGAAGGATAAATCGCCGGATATCGCCATCCTGCGGACCATGGGCGCGAGCCGGGGTTCGGTGATGCGCGTGTTCCTGATTGCGGGCATGAGCATTGGCGTGGTGGGGACCTTCGCGGGCTTTCTTCTGGGCGTCGCCTTCTGCGCCAACATCGAAACCATCCGCATCATTCTGATGAAAGTCACCGGCGCGAATTTGTTCAGCCCGGAAGTCTATTTCCTCTCGCATATGCCCGCGGAGATGGATTTTGGCGAGGTGATGTCGGTGGTGATCATGGCGTTGTCGTTGAGCTTCCTGGCGACGCTCTATCCGGCTTGGCGGGCCGCGCGTTTGGATCCGGTGGAGGCGCTGCGTTATGAGTGA
- a CDS encoding aspartate/glutamate racemase family protein: MKTIGLIGGTSWTSTIEYYRVLNEEVARRLGGLNCCQMVIYNVQFSELEGAMHSGRWDDAANILSTAAGKLQAAGADAVVMCSNLIHRMYDQVQGAVEVPVLHLGDALAADIKAKGYKKVALLGARHTMQETFYRGRIAEKSGAEILIPNDADCQYIDTAIFSRMCANVYLDEDRARFLSIIAELQAQGAEAVILGCTELPVLLPETPIPQLSSIDLHCLYAVNWAMAA, translated from the coding sequence ATGAAAACCATCGGCCTGATCGGCGGCACCAGCTGGACCTCCACCATCGAATATTACCGCGTTCTCAATGAAGAAGTGGCGCGGCGCCTCGGCGGGCTCAATTGCTGCCAGATGGTGATCTACAATGTGCAGTTTTCCGAGCTCGAAGGCGCCATGCATTCCGGGCGCTGGGACGATGCGGCGAACATTCTCTCCACCGCTGCCGGCAAGCTTCAGGCCGCTGGCGCCGATGCCGTGGTGATGTGCTCCAACCTCATCCATCGCATGTATGACCAGGTGCAGGGTGCGGTCGAAGTGCCGGTGCTGCATCTGGGCGATGCGCTCGCCGCCGACATCAAGGCCAAGGGCTACAAGAAAGTCGCCCTGCTCGGCGCGCGCCACACCATGCAGGAAACCTTCTATCGCGGCCGTATTGCTGAGAAGAGCGGCGCGGAAATCCTCATCCCGAACGATGCGGATTGCCAATATATCGACACCGCCATCTTCAGCCGCATGTGCGCGAATGTGTATCTGGATGAAGACCGCGCCCGCTTCCTCAGCATCATCGCAGAGCTGCAAGCGCAAGGCGCGGAAGCCGTGATCCTGGGCTGCACTGAATTGCCGGTGCTGTTGCCTGAGACCCCAATCCCGCAGCTCTCCTCCATCGACCTGCACTGCCTCTACGCGGTCAATTGGGCCATGGCGGCGTAA
- a CDS encoding O-methyltransferase — translation MAEQLWSAVDDYLSEVAVRPDPSYAATYQASVAAGLPDIAVSAAEGKQLHLLARMRGAKRILEIGTLGGYSTLWLARALPDGGKLISLEYDAHHADVARENLSKAGVGEKVEIIVGPALETLPKLEGAFDFFFVDANKDGYPDYFRWALKLAAPGAVLVADNMVRQGKVADATSDDPSVIGVRAALEVARAEPRVSATAIQTVGARGHDGYLLAIID, via the coding sequence ATGGCGGAACAGCTTTGGTCGGCGGTGGATGATTACCTTTCGGAAGTCGCGGTCAGGCCTGACCCGTCTTATGCGGCGACCTATCAGGCGAGCGTTGCGGCGGGCCTGCCCGATATCGCGGTGAGTGCTGCGGAGGGTAAGCAGCTGCATCTTCTCGCGCGCATGCGGGGCGCCAAGCGCATTCTCGAGATCGGCACGCTGGGCGGCTATTCCACGCTGTGGCTGGCGCGGGCGCTGCCGGATGGCGGCAAGCTTATCAGCCTGGAATATGATGCCCATCACGCGGATGTGGCGCGCGAAAACCTTTCCAAGGCGGGCGTGGGCGAGAAGGTGGAGATTATCGTCGGCCCGGCGCTTGAAACCTTACCCAAGCTCGAGGGCGCCTTCGATTTCTTCTTCGTCGATGCCAATAAGGATGGCTATCCCGACTATTTCCGCTGGGCCTTGAAGCTGGCGGCGCCCGGGGCAGTGCTGGTTGCCGATAATATGGTGCGCCAAGGCAAGGTTGCGGACGCCACCAGCGACGATCCTTCGGTGATCGGCGTGCGCGCCGCGCTGGAAGTTGCCCGCGCCGAACCGCGCGTCTCCGCCACCGCGATACAAACGGTGGGAGCGCGCGGCCATGACGGCTATCTGCTCGCCATTATCGATTAG
- a CDS encoding ArsR/SmtB family transcription factor, giving the protein MKQLDRTFAALADPTRRAILARLAESDATAGELAEPFAISQPAISRHLKVLEQAELIERRKVGQHQRCHLKSGALKAASDWLEFYARFWSGSLDRLAEHLKETR; this is encoded by the coding sequence ATGAAACAGTTGGATCGCACCTTCGCCGCCCTCGCCGACCCGACCCGCCGGGCCATCCTCGCGCGACTGGCCGAAAGCGATGCCACCGCGGGCGAACTCGCCGAACCTTTTGCGATTTCCCAGCCCGCGATTTCACGCCATCTCAAAGTGCTGGAGCAAGCCGAGCTGATCGAACGGCGCAAAGTCGGCCAGCATCAGCGCTGCCACCTCAAATCCGGCGCCCTGAAAGCCGCAAGCGATTGGCTGGAATTCTATGCCCGCTTCTGGTCAGGCAGCCTCGACCGCCTTGCCGAACACCTGAAGGAGACAAGATGA
- a CDS encoding SRPBCC family protein produces the protein MNGTFLQMTRSFDAAPERVFDAWLSRHWGDWIGPHGIRGEITELDPREGGRFRIAMLQEGRAPYPVHGVYRTIDRPNKLVFTWVWEDDEIETLVTLTFRAEGSGTVLTLRHEGFHSEERCEQHRRGWTGSLENLSHIL, from the coding sequence ATGAACGGCACGTTCTTACAGATGACGCGCAGCTTCGATGCCGCGCCGGAACGCGTCTTCGATGCTTGGCTCTCGCGCCATTGGGGCGACTGGATCGGCCCGCATGGCATTCGCGGCGAGATCACCGAACTTGATCCGCGCGAAGGCGGGCGCTTTCGCATCGCCATGCTGCAGGAGGGCCGCGCGCCCTATCCCGTCCATGGTGTCTACCGCACCATCGACCGGCCGAACAAATTGGTTTTCACCTGGGTTTGGGAGGACGACGAGATCGAAACCCTCGTCACCCTCACTTTCCGCGCGGAAGGCAGCGGCACGGTGCTCACCCTGCGCCATGAAGGCTTCCACAGCGAAGAGCGTTGCGAACAGCATCGCCGCGGCTGGACGGGCTCTCTCGAAAATCTTTCACACATACTTTGA
- a CDS encoding glutathione S-transferase family protein, producing the protein MTTVEILGAPFSNYVRSALMALEEKGVPYTVTPSRAHAPEVNAIHPLGKIPCLKHGDFTLFESAAIATYIDRAFEGPALFPAEPQAAARCMQWVSLLNSSLVPAFQAFAMCHFFPMTADGEPCPDTIAASLPKTRDHLQLLGRVLGESGYFVGGSFTYADIAALPMLDYLKDLPETGTIIAEIPALGAYLAKHSARKSFEATKPPAMAELMATTKAMAREMMQKRVA; encoded by the coding sequence ATGACGACCGTCGAAATTCTGGGTGCGCCATTCTCCAACTATGTCCGCTCTGCGCTGATGGCGCTGGAGGAAAAAGGCGTGCCTTATACAGTGACGCCCAGCCGCGCCCACGCACCGGAGGTGAATGCCATTCACCCGCTGGGCAAGATCCCCTGCCTCAAGCATGGCGACTTCACACTGTTTGAGTCCGCCGCCATCGCCACCTATATCGACCGCGCCTTTGAAGGCCCCGCCCTTTTCCCGGCCGAGCCGCAAGCTGCTGCGCGCTGCATGCAATGGGTCTCGCTGCTCAATTCCAGCCTGGTTCCGGCGTTTCAGGCCTTCGCCATGTGCCATTTCTTTCCCATGACGGCGGATGGCGAGCCCTGCCCCGATACAATTGCCGCCAGCCTTCCCAAAACGCGTGATCATCTTCAGCTTTTGGGCCGCGTCCTGGGCGAGTCCGGCTATTTCGTCGGCGGCAGCTTCACCTATGCCGATATCGCAGCCCTGCCGATGCTCGACTATCTGAAAGATCTGCCGGAAACGGGCACCATCATCGCCGAAATCCCGGCGCTCGGGGCCTATCTCGCCAAACATTCCGCACGCAAAAGCTTTGAGGCGACCAAACCGCCTGCCATGGCAGAGCTGATGGCGACCACCAAAGCCATGGCGCGCGAGATGATGCAGAAACGCGTCGCCTAA
- the proS gene encoding proline--tRNA ligase — translation MRLSRFFLPVLKETPSEAQIVSHRLMLRGGLIKQEAAGIYAWLPLGFKVLQKVEQIVREEMDRAGAVEILMPTLQSSDLWRESGRYDAYGPEMLRITDRHERELLYGPTNEEMVTDIFRAYVKSYKALPLNLYHTQWKFRDEVRPRFGVMRGREFLMKDAYSFDIDKAAARRAYNRMYVAYLRAFARMGLTAIPMRADTGPIGGDLSHEFHVLAETGESQVFLDKNLLDMPIPPADTDFDGDLEPIVQARSAMYAATSDVHDQARFEAEVPEERRMSTRGIEVGQIFYFGTKYSAPMKANVTGPDGKDVPVEMGSYGIGVSRLLGAIIEASHDDKGIIWPEPVAPFDIAVINLKKGDAKTDAACEELYAKLKAQGKDVLYDDRDERPGAKFATAELVGIPWQVVVGPRGLEKGVIEVKERASGKTEELSAEAVLNRFAK, via the coding sequence ATGCGCCTTTCCCGCTTTTTCCTGCCCGTTTTGAAAGAAACGCCCTCTGAGGCGCAGATCGTCTCCCACCGGCTGATGCTGCGTGGCGGGCTGATCAAGCAGGAGGCCGCCGGCATCTACGCCTGGCTGCCGTTGGGCTTCAAAGTGCTGCAGAAGGTCGAGCAGATCGTGCGCGAGGAAATGGATCGCGCCGGGGCCGTCGAAATCCTGATGCCGACGCTGCAATCCTCCGATTTGTGGCGCGAGAGCGGGCGCTATGACGCCTATGGTCCGGAAATGCTGCGCATCACTGATCGGCACGAACGTGAATTGCTTTACGGGCCCACCAACGAAGAAATGGTGACGGATATCTTCCGCGCCTATGTGAAGAGCTATAAGGCGCTGCCGCTGAATCTCTATCACACCCAGTGGAAATTCCGCGACGAAGTCCGCCCGCGTTTCGGCGTGATGCGCGGCCGCGAATTTTTGATGAAGGACGCCTATAGCTTCGACATCGATAAGGCTGCCGCCCGCCGCGCCTATAACCGCATGTATGTCGCGTATTTGCGCGCCTTCGCCCGCATGGGGCTGACCGCCATTCCGATGCGCGCCGACACCGGCCCGATTGGCGGCGACTTGAGCCACGAATTCCATGTTCTGGCCGAGACCGGCGAAAGCCAGGTCTTCCTCGACAAGAACCTGCTCGATATGCCGATCCCGCCCGCCGATACCGATTTCGATGGCGATCTCGAACCCATCGTGCAGGCGCGTTCGGCGATGTATGCCGCCACCAGCGATGTGCATGATCAGGCCCGCTTTGAAGCCGAAGTGCCGGAAGAGCGCCGCATGTCGACCCGCGGTATCGAAGTCGGCCAGATCTTCTATTTCGGCACCAAATATTCTGCGCCGATGAAGGCCAATGTCACCGGGCCAGACGGCAAGGATGTGCCGGTGGAAATGGGCTCTTACGGCATCGGCGTGTCGCGTCTTCTCGGCGCGATCATCGAAGCCAGTCACGACGATAAGGGCATCATCTGGCCCGAACCCGTCGCGCCCTTCGATATCGCCGTCATCAACCTCAAAAAGGGCGATGCCAAGACCGATGCGGCTTGCGAAGAGCTTTACGCGAAGCTCAAGGCGCAGGGCAAAGACGTGCTCTATGACGATCGCGACGAGCGCCCCGGTGCGAAATTCGCCACCGCCGAACTGGTTGGTATTCCGTGGCAGGTGGTGGTCGGCCCGCGTGGCTTGGAAAAGGGCGTGATCGAGGTCAAGGAACGCGCCAGCGGCAAGACGGAAGAACTCTCCGCCGAGGCCGTGCTGAACCGGTTTGCGAAATAA